GGGCTGGGAGGACATGCAACTTCTCTTTTAGGTAGGAGGTAGTTCTTGAACTGACctttgaggaaagggaagaaacctGAGCCAGATACAGGGAAAGAGGGTGTCCCACATTTTATGAACAGCCTGAACATGCCCGAAGGCAAGAGTAAGAAGCAGGACAGTTAGTTCACTTCGAGTTTGGCTGTCTTTTAGCATGGGTCTCATTTACATTGGGGTGGCTAGTTGCTACAGTAAACAGAGTACCTTAgactagagtcagggagacccaagttcaaatccagtcttggataCTTTTGGattatgtgaccccaggcaagtagCTTTatgctgtttgcttcagtttcttcatctgtaaaataagctggaaaaggatatgacaaaccactccttcaagaaaacaccaaatggggtcataaagagttggatatgataaTATTTTCACTTAATGATTTGGATCTCCCCAAAACTCTGAGCTCACATAATCTGGGCTCAGGCTGGACTCTGACTCCAAAAGGGTTATTATTTCTCTTTGGTTCATTAATGACCTCTATGTACTTCAAGAAAATCATATGGTCCAGGAGAGTTTACGCCTCTAGAGTTAGGAAATGTGGTTGTTGGCTCCTGAGGAAACCTCAAAATAACATGGACCTCAGCTTTGGGATAGACTTTATTTCACCCCCATCAAAAATGCAGAccactgggggtggctaggtggtgcagtggatagagcaccagccctggagtcaggagtaccagagttcaaatctggcctcagacacttaataattgcctagctgtgtggccttgggcaaactacttgacccgattgccttgcaaaaaaaaaaagaaaaaccttaaaaaaaatgcagACCCCCTAAAGAATCTATAGACCTAGGGAACAAGCAAAGCAATCAGACCACCTGCCCACTCCTCTTGGATGGAAACCATTGGAGCAACTTTTGACCTTCATTCCCATAGAGGTTTACATAGAGTCCCAAAGGAAACATACTTTGGGGGCTTTTAAACAAGCAGTCCTCTTGCCATCAGACATGCCCAGCCCACATGATTCACAGTAATAGTGGGGAGTGGGTTATGGTGAGGTTCAGATCTCTTCTTCCAAATTATGGCCTTATTCCTTCCATTGTGGGAGGTATTTTGATGGTTCTGTCCCTTCTGCAGCTGAGATCCTgcttggcttttaaagtcctggGTCACCAagccccttttccctttccagaCTTCCTAACCTTCCACACATTCTTCATCTGACCGTCATCCTCCTACACAGCGCTCCCAACATCTCCCAACTGGCTGGCTGTCCCTTCTCAGTCTGcttcctggattccttcaagcATCAGCTAAAATACCAACTTCTGACGTCCGAGAGGAAAGAGTGGATGCCATCAAGCCAGGCCAGAGCCACCGCTGTCGCCATGACCCACGGTAACCAGCCTGCCAGAAGAACATGAAGAAGCAGAGCGACTCGGGCAAGGGGAAGCGCCGGGATGACGGGCTTTCTGCCACTGCCTGAAAGCAGAGGGACTCAGAGATCATGcaacagaagcagaaaaaggccaatgagaagaaagaagagccCAAGTAACTCTATGGCTCATGCCCGTCGACAGTGTGCCCGGAGCCAGTCCCATCACGCTCTCCCCTCCTCCTGTAGTGCTCACAGGTCCCAGAACTGATGGCATTCCCTTCGCCCTGTGTCTGCAGTGGCTTCCCTCTGTGCATCCTTCCCCCCTAGGCAGCCTTGCTCTCCTCCAGGGCATTCCTGGGGGTGAGGGGGCTACCCTCTCCCAGTGTTTTTTATTCCTATGGGGCTTACCCCAGAGTATTAAAAGTAGCTTTgtaattccaaaataaaaaaaaaaacttctgcaaGTCTTTCTCAGTCCCTTGGCACTTACCTCCAATCTATCCCATCTATAGCTCATCTGTGCAGTTGCTTCCATGTTGTTTCTCCCAGTAGACGAAGCTCCTCGAGGGCAGAggatgtcttttgtctttgtatccccagagctaaGCACAGGCCCTTAAGTGCTTGTGGCTTGACTTGGCCTCTCCAAGGGGTATATGGTAAGGAAATCTCCCTCTAGTTAGGGGCTCTTTCCCTATAGACCCCACCCTCCTAGGGGTTTATGGATAGATTTCTGGTGGATTTTGTGAATTTGTGTTTCTAATATATTGATACCTGAATTttagtataattggtttcctttgtaattcaagGCATTTTGTTTCATTCACTCCTGTCATTCTGAGAGGGGTCAGTGGGTTTCATCAGACACTATCAAAAGTCCataacagaaagaaaagccaagagccCCAGTTCTGAAGCTCTGGTGGCTAATTTCTCAAACTTAGGACTTATTGAGTCTGGAAATCTCAAAGGTGGGGTACCTATGGCCCAAGCCCCAGGGCCAAGCAGGACCACTTGTCAATGCTTCTCCAAGAGATCTCTCAGAGACCTGGCTGTACTATCTCTAGAGCTGGGAAAGCATCCTTTCAGAATGCTTGGGCAAGAACATGCCAGTCTTCTGGGTTGAGGCCCCCAcctcagtcattttcagttgggaggggaagggaaattcTGTCCCCTTTGCCTCCAGAATGTCAGCCCATTCAATTGATTACTATTGTGTCTTCTGAAACTGGTCTATCAGTTCACTTTTATAAACCAGAAAGGGGAGTCTTCACAAATCCCTGAAAGACAATTATCTTGGAGACAGTTCAGGTCTCTGAAACCCAATGAATGATTCTGAATGTTTTCTCAGCAAGCTATGCTGACATTCCATGGGAGGGACCCCTCAGACAGCACAGCTGCTGCTCCATCTTCTTTCTGACATAGACCCTTTGGACAGTCTAAGGAAGTCTATGGAcctcttttcaaaatgtttttaaatgcataaaaatatataggattacggagatcaattatgatgaaataaaattatcaaaaaattttaaaccacATAAATTTATAGATTCCTACACTAAACACTTATCCTGTAATTTCATTGAATTAACTGGGAAAATTCAGCAGACTGAACATTGATTCCTCagataaattcatatatatatatatatcaatgtggtcatcctcttatttattttttggcatcatttcatataagttttcctaggtttttctgaatctatCACAATCATTATTTCTACTATGCAAAAAAAATTCCAGTATATCAAAATCCTATAACAAATAGTAAATGCAACATGGGGCCTTGCCCTTAATTGCCCTTGTGTacaattccccaaatgataggcaGCTACTTTGTTTCTAGCTTTTTActatcacaaaaagaaaaaaatgtaaggaatttataatctactGGAGGACTCACTGTGGACACAGGAAAGTCATCATGGGAACATTTGCAAAGGGGGAGAAAAATCAGGGTAGACTCCCCGAAGGAGGGACATCAAGTCTACACCTGGAGACAAAGATTCTGAAATGGATGGTGAGGGAGGTGTATGCATGTTTAGGAGATGGAgagatgaattcagagaaaagcTAGATGAATCTGGATATGTAAACCTATAAAGGACAGAAACATGAAAAGATGAGACAGGGTCAACCTGGAGAGGGCCCTACACATCGCAATtgccatttctgtttttcttagcagcaatagggagccagtgaATAATTTTGAGGGATAGAATGATAGTCATAAATATGTCTGAGGTGTTCATTCGGATGGTCGACAGTATTTCTGAAGCACTTAACCtatgtggcagctaggtgacgccacagttgggcctggagtctggaagacttaaGACACTTttcagctatatgaccctgatcattttgaactgaattcagcactgtatgcaaatatttttctgagccatttctgagcaAAAATAACTTAaccagtctgcctcagtttcctcagctttaaaatgggggtgataatactAGCACCTGCCTTACAGGGCTGTTGTAAGAATCagataatatacataaagtgttttacaaatctttttttttgtttgtttttgttttttttttagttttttgcaaggcaatggggcttgcccaaggtcacacagctaggcaattattaaatgtgaggtcacatttgaactcaggtactcctgactccaaggacagtgctctatcaactgcgccatctagctgccccgtgttttacaaatcttaaaagtaTATAAATTATTAGAACCAGGCCTGTGTGGGAGGCAGCTGCATGGAGGATAGAGGCCAAAAGAACTAATCTTTTTCttggttccttttttcttttggtttgtaaTGAGAATAATTTTTGCTGAATATTTTGTCTCTTCCCCTCCTGAGAACCATCCCCTACCTCTCTCATCCTCCAATCCATCTGTTGTCCAGCCAGGCTATGCTTCTTGGTTCCACCTCCACTCCACATCCAGGACTGGGCTGTGAAGAATCCACTTGTGGTGCCTGCCCTTCACTGTCTACAATTCATGGAGAAAAGAGTTTTTGCACAAAGCTAAagatcttttccctcttttcatccattcattgTCTTCCTCCCAGTTTTATCTCTATATAGCCTAGGAATGACTTTGCCCAGTTGAGTCTCTTGTTAAATTTTTGGTACCTTGTTTTCCTACTACTTTTGCTGTTTTAGGTAGTCAGACCATTGGAATTATGGTATAAATCGGAACAGCTCTTGGCCTTCACATTTCTCTGGCAACATGGCATTTGTTTACCAGGACGACATCTAGTTCTTTTGGTCCCTTTGATATGGCAGTTGTTTTCTATCAGTCAAAGGTCCATTTGGGCAAAGGACAGCCTTAATGCAgacatgaaagaagaaacagactttCCCAAAGGATGCCCTGCAACAGGCCATATCATAtgacagacacagagaaaagcTCCCATGATGCATAGTTTCTTAAATCTAAAAGAGGATTTGAATTGAGCCAGATGCTGCTTTCTTGATGCTTTACCCACAGTCTCCTGACATATGTCAAAACCCTTAAGAGTTGTAATGATAGGGATAATTTTGGTTGATGAACCTTCCAAATTTAGCATCAAGCAAAACAAGGCAGGGAGATGGGTCACACTTGCCAGAGGCATCGGCCACTGTCCTGGAGTGGGGAGCCAGTCAGCTGTTGGTCAGTCAACAAATAAACCCTTCCCACGCGTCAGGCCCAGCATCCCCTTGAGATGGCGAGGGATTCCAGACTTAGCTGTGTTCGAGAATAACACTGGGcgaattgggggaaggggaaaggaatggAATAAGAATCTACCTATTGCCCACCATGTACCCAGGCTCTTCCTAAGAGCTTTTTACAAAATCGTCTCATTTCattccccacaacaaccctgccgggtaggtactgttattacttccattttacaggtgaggaaactgaaactgagacagacattGGTTAATGGGAAGTTTCAAggattggatttaaattcaggtcaagccctttatccactgcacacctgACTGCCTCAGTTGCATCAAGGAGAGTCTGGTTTAACTAATCATGTTGAAAAAGCTTAGAGGATGAAGAAATGcctttgttttttggattttttttttgaatgccCAGAATTTAGGGCAAAGTTTGCTACTTTGTCCAGACTATTATATGTAATCAGATGGGTAAGTCATGAAACTAGTGAGCacatgtaaatgaaaatatataatatacatatttatacagtACACGTGTATATTCAGCTTTATAAATAGAGTAGACTCCCCGAAGGAGGGACATCAAGTCTATACTTGGAGACAAAGATTCTGAAATGGATGGTGAGATGTTTAGGAGATGGAGagatgaattcagagaagaaCTAGGAGATGAATCTGGATATGTAAGCCTATAAAGATCAGAAACATGAAAAGACAAGAAGGGGTCAATCTGGAGAGGACCCTAAACATTGGAATtgccatttctgtttttcttagcaGCAATAAGGAGCCAGTGAATATTTTTGAGGGATAGAATGGTAAGTCATAAATATGTCTGAAGTGGTCATACCAGTAGTGAACAGTATTAAAGAGGTAAATGGCTACCCATGTAAATACAAacctgtacacacacacacacacacacacacacctgtataGATAATGTTTAAATTTATATGCAAAACCAATCCTTTTTCCTCTCTGGACCCTGTGTCTTCCTCATATACCTGGTTGGTAAAGATTCTCTTGTTGAGTGTGATAACTGAAATTATAAGAACTAATGGGTGTATAGAGACAGTGTAGACAACAGAGGTttcatatttgtccttcattctggatgGTGATCAGCAGGGTGATGCCATGTTATGCCTaggaattgcatttgagtgagggggactgtgctaagtcaccagcttcactttctcctcccaagtcacctgggtccagtggccagatatgaattaagaagcttggagatggccctggagtcgaagcagtcagggttaggtgactggcccagggtcccACACCTAGTgtctaggctggatttgaactcagatcttcctgacttcaggattggcACTCcactcactgtgccatctaactgcccataGCAGAAGACTTCATCCCCAGCAGGGTAAAGGGATGAGACTCAAAGGACCTtggagatcccttccagctcccGATCCcatgacttgcccgaggtcattcagctagtaaacAATAGGGTTCTGACTTTTGAATGCCATTTCAATGCTTTTCAGCTAGTTGGCACagaggagtcaggagaacaggactTTGAACGTGGCCTCAGACATCTGACTCCTACTAGCCATATATGACTTTTTACTCTCTGGACCCTGGGCCTCAAATCTgtgaccatctccagtcatcctgatttgtatctttccactggacccagatggcactggaggggaaagtgaggctggtgacttagcatatacccccaccccccaactcaaatccagtttatgtgcttgtcagggcatcacctccctgatgtcagggtcttcaaaaatgatggataaaataaataacagCCCGGCTCTAGCCCTTCTCTCAGAGAGCATTTGCCTCTTTCATCCAGCCTTGCCATACAGAATTAACGATCTCGTCTTCTTTCTGCTACCCAGAAGCCAGGTCAACTTcacctttttttggcaaggccatggggttcaatgacttgcccaaggtcacacagctgagccAGTATTAGGTGTTTGGGTGATtcccgggctggtgctctgcCCAGCTGGGCAGCACCACCCTCCCGACTCCCCAGGTGAGAGAGCTTGGGTCCAACATCTGACCCCTCTGGTTCCGTTCGCTGCGTCCTCTGGGCCACGGAGTTGGCTGTGTGCTTGCAGCCCTGGGTGGCAGAGCCGCGGCGGCGGCTGTGCTTGCCTCCCCCGGCGGGTGCCCGGGCCCCTCAGAAGCACCATCTTCTTTCGCACTCGGGCCCTGCCGGCTCCCCTGGGCAGCTTCCCGGGGTCCCCGGCCTTGCTGCGGCGCTCTTCCCGGGAAGCCACGGAGCCCAGCTCACAGACGCGGGGCGCCGGGATCCAGGGAGGGGAAAGGCCTTGCCCAAGGCCCCCCGACTGGAAACCTCGGCCCCAGCATCACAGCTCCGGGGCCGGAGGGGCCCCTCGAAGGCCGCCCCGAAGGCTCGCTTTGGAGGCGCAGGGCAGGCAGGGGTGGCCCGGGGCAGGCAGGGTGGCCAAGGGCCCGCCTGGCGCCCGGCTCTCCGCGGCTCCGGGCTGCAGCGGGGCCCCGGCCTCGGACCCCGAACGTCACCGGAAGGCCTCCCCCTGGCGCGGGCAGGGAGGGGTCGGGGGGCTCCTCCGCCCGGGGCCGAGCCCCTCGGAGGCCCGGGAGCACCAGGAGGGCCAAGCGGACCAGCGGCTGCGGGCCGAGCCTCCGGGCGCTGCCGAGGCCCACAACACCCAATCTCGCGATCTTTCACCCTCTTCCCATTCCGGCCGGGCATGGAATCCGTCCTCTTCCTTTGGCCTCCTGGGAAATGTAGTTCTCGTCTCGGTTTTCCCGGAAGAAACCGAGCGCCCCCCGCCGAAAGTCCGGAGAGGGAACGGCGCAGCTCCTTCCGGGCCCGCTGCATGCCGGGAAGGGCCCGTTTCCGTTGGTTGCCCCAGGATCCCGCGCGCGACGCGCTCCCCCACGTGAAGCCCCGCGCGCCCGGGCCTCCTCTggccccctctccctccctgctcGGACCGGAACCGCCCCCGGGAGAGGCGGAGAACCGGAAGTAGAGGCCGCGGCCGCGGAAGCCGAGCCCGGCGGGAAGGGAGCCCcagcgcggcggcggcggcgccatGTCGCTCATCTGCTCCAGTGAGTAGCGGccccggggggcgggggccggggggcccCGAGGAGCGCGGGGGGAGGGTCTGCCCAGGCGCCGCTGTCAGCGGGGCCCCGGGCCCTCCCCCTCGGGAAGGGGGAGCCCGGGGCACCCCCAGACACCAGAGCTGGGGAGCCCCCGGGGCGGGGGGTTTGGTTTTAACGGGGCCCTCGGGaccaagtgacttggccaaggtcacgcGGCTGCCTCGACCTCGGGTCCGGGGTGTCAGGCCCAGCGGGCCCCGCAGCCGGGGCCCCTTCCCCCCAGACGCCCCTCAGCCCCGTCTCCCCACAGTCTCCAACGAGGTGCCGGAGCACCCCTGCGTGTCGCCCGTCTCCAACCACGTGTACGAGCGCAGACTGATCGAGAAGTACATCGCGGAGAACGGCACCGACCCCATCAACAACCAGCCCCTGTCTGAGGAGCAGCTCATTGACATCAAAGGTGCGTCCCGGGGTCCGGGGTCTGGGGGGCCCGGGCACGAGAGGGAGGGGCtctgaggagggagagggaaaccCCAGGGGGAGGCCAGGAGGCTCCCCCGGACTCCTCaaaacctctgtctgcctctccGCTAGTTGCCCACCCCATCCGGCCCAAGCCTCCGTCTGCCACCAGCATCCCGGCTATCCTGAAAGCCTTGCAAGATGAATGGGTGAGAGCAGCAGGGGAAAACCTCCAGGGTAGTGGGTGCCAGTTGTGTGCGGGCCGGGGGCGCAAGGGGGCCCGGGGCGGCTGCTCTATCTGGAGGAGCCCGCTTTGTCCTTTTCCAAATGCATAGATGGGACCGGGAGAGAGGAGTTGGGTGTTAAAAGTCACCTCACCGGCTCGCTCCAGCTCCATCCCTTGGTACAGAGGGACTCTGTGGAAAAGTGGCTTCTTGGGTGCCCACCAACTGGCATGGGTGGGAGCATCTTATCCCTTTGAGGGAGATGAAGCAGCAGATGGGCTCCTCAAGGCCCGCGTGGCCGTGCTACGGGATCACCGATGGTGGACTTCCCCCTCTGACTGATCTCCCTGTTGGCTGGACCGTGCTCTGAAGGAGGGTTGTGGGAAGGACCCTGTAGGCCCATGAACTCGAGATTGTGCCCATGACTCTGTCAGCTTCCCTCCCGTCTCATTAGTCATCCTCGAGCTCTCTCCCGGTGCGGCGTTAGCCCCAGACCTGTCTCGGCCTGGCATCGGACCGCCTTCTGACCTCACGTGGGCCCTTTTTCCCCAAGGATGCGGTCATGCTCCATAGCTTTACCCTGCGCCAGCAACTGCAGACCACCCGCCAGGAGTTGTCCCACGCGTTGTACCAGCACGATGCCGCCTGCCGTGTCATTGCCCGTCTCACAAAGGAGGTCACTGCTGCCCGAGAAGCTCTGGCCACACTGAAGCCCCAGGCTGGTCTTATTGTCCCCCAGGCTGTGCCAAGCTCCCAGCCCAGTGTTGTGGTGAGTGCCCACAGTGGAGTCCCAGTGAACCTCCTGCCTATCCAGGCCATCCTTTGGGCCTCCTCTCagcctccctcttctttcctttagggtgctggtgagccaatggatctGGGAGAGCTGGTTGGAATGACCCCTGAGATTATCCAGAAGGTAGATACCTTGATTCCCCATTTTAAACTTGGCAGAGTTCCTGAGTCTTCAGCCTtcatctcccttcccccatccctcctggctgcCTGGGTAAAGCCAGTATTGTGTCCTTCCCATGAAATTCAGACTGAGTCCCAGCTCCCATTATGGTCTCCTGgtctggaaaaggaagtgggtGGTGACCTCGGTGCTGATGGCACCTGTGGCTTCTGCGTGGGGTCTCTAGCCTGGGCTTCATGGTCCTTTGCTCTCCTCTCCAGCTGCAAGACAAAGCGACAGTGCTCACCACGGAACGTAAAAAGGTGAGTCCTGCCCACTGGTGATGGGCACCTTGGAGAATTGGGGCAAGACCTTGAAGGGAGGGGCTTAGGAGGGATCTTGTTCTCCACTCACGAGGGTGACCCTGGAACTGTTCTTTTGTCAGAGGGGGAAGACAGTGCCGGAGGAGCTGGTGAAGCCAGAGGAGCTCAGCAAATACCGGCAGGTGGCATCCCATGTGGTGAGTGGCATGTCTTGAAGATGGATCCCAGGGCCCTATGGGGATATTTCTTGTGACCCCTGGAAACAGAATCTTCTCTCCGCTTCTGTCTTGACTCCAGTCCTCCAGAGGAAGGACCTCTTTCCTGTTCATCTCTCCTTTTGGGGAAATGGAATATCCCTGGTCCCTGGGCCTCCTGTTTGGGGGCATCGAGAGATCAGGGTGGGAGGAGGGATTGTCTTTCAGAAGCGTGGTTTGGACACCCCCCTTTCCCTATCCAATTGAGACCTCCTCTCCCACTTGGGGAGGGCCTTGCCAAGCAGAATGAGAAATTCCTTGCTTTTCATCATGGAGAGCATTTGGAGGGAGATAAGTGAGTGCTGGCTCTAGCTCCAGGGACTCCCTCAGTTAAAATCGGGGTGGTGAGCTGCACTTCTCTATGTAAAGGGGCTGCACAGTGCCAGTATTCCAGGAATCCTTGCCTTGGATCTCTGCCCCTCGGACACCAACAAGATTCTCACAGGTAAGTGGCAAGATAGGGTGTGACCTAGCTGGTAGGAGAGTCCTGCAGGGGTCTGGGGCCTCACCTTCATTTTCTTCCTGGGGCTCTGGAGGGTGGGCCCCCGGGCATTATCCAGTGGAGGGGGGGGCATCCTAGGGCCCTTCTTCCCAGCTCTTTAATGGGCATCCTTCTCAGGAGGGGCGGATAAAAACGTTGTCGTCTTTGACAAGAGTTCAGAGCAGATCCTGGCCACGCTCAAAGGTCACGCCAAGAAGGTCACCAGCGTGGTGTTCCACCCATCCCAGGTAAGGCTGTTGCATTTTGAACCTCTCTTGGGAGCAGTTTTGTAGGCCTGAGTCCTTGGGAATGACTTCCACAGGCCTCTGGTCCCCAGAACAGGACTCTGGCTTGTGCTTTGTTTGGTGTTGCTGGGAAAGTCAGGTCAAAGTGGTTGCTCTTGATGACCCTTCACTGGCCTGGGTTTTACTTGGAGAATTCCAGCTCTTGGACCTGGAGGGACCTTCAGAGGTCATTAATCCAGCTGTCTCATttgacaaatgggaaaactgagtctgAGTTGGGAGGTTGGAATTCCCCATTCCCCATTGCCCCAGTGCTGGCTGCGTTCCCTCGGGACTCTTAAAGTCTAGGAAGCCAGGGTTACCGAGAAATGACCTTAACCTGTCCCATGTAATCTCAGCAAAAAATAGCAGTCCTGTTCTTTCTGCTGGGCTGCCTTTGTGACAATGGAGAAAGAGCCGGTGGTCATTCTAGGTGGCCTCAATGCTGCCTCTGtggacgtgtgtgtgtgtggggggggagaaaagcaGCCAAATGCTAGGGAGCATCTGTTGTGGTCTGGTTTGGCTGCCCTCCTCTCTATCAGTGGCTGATTGGTGAACATTGGGTCAGGAGGTCTGCTCAGGAAGAGCTCTGGCTAGCTGGtcaaggcctgggttcaaattctacctcttcctCTGGCTTCCTGGGTTAGTTTGGGCAAGTCATCCCCTCTTGGCTTTCatttcctcataagtaaaattGAGGGGATTGGTTGAACTTTAGTTGGAGGATCCCATGGGCAGTGTCAAGATTGGGCTGGTGTGGAGGCTTGCCTCTAGTTCTTTGAGTTACCCAATGACTTGTCTCAGGTGACAAGCTGGTATGGGGATTTGAGCCCTTGAAGGTAGGAGCAGGGGTGGGGGGATGACTGAGTGGCCCCTCCCGGAGTTCTCATACCCATCACCAGGAAAGATCCTTAAGGACCTTTCCTCCCAGTGTTTCTTGGAAAACTTTGGGAAAGCCAGTTTCCTCTGTTCCCTACTTCTGCCGCTAGGTGGCAGTGCGGCATTGTCTGCCAGATGAGCCGCTGATTCCATTGTGGTCCACCACCACCCAACCTCGGGCTCTGGTTTTGGCTGCCTCTTGATGCGCAGAGGGCCAGGCCCGGGCCTGGGGGACAGGGAGGGCCAGCTCCAGCCTCACCGAGACAGTGCACACGAGG
The Macrotis lagotis isolate mMagLag1 chromosome 3, bilby.v1.9.chrom.fasta, whole genome shotgun sequence genome window above contains:
- the LOC141518954 gene encoding uncharacterized protein LOC141518954; its protein translation is MQRARKELRRSLSGLSAGGARFLPGKPRRELHFPGGQRKRTDSMPGRNGKRVKDREIGCCGPRQRPEARPAAAGPLGPPGAPGPPRGSAPGGGAPRPLPARARGRPSGDVRGPRPGPRCSPEPRRAGRQAGPWPPCLPRATPACPAPPKRAFGAAFEGPLRPRSCDAGAEVSSRGALGKAFPLPGSRRPASVSWAPWLPGKSAAARPGTPGSCPGEPAGPECERRWCF
- the PRPF19 gene encoding pre-mRNA-processing factor 19; translation: MSLICSISNEVPEHPCVSPVSNHVYERRLIEKYIAENGTDPINNQPLSEEQLIDIKVAHPIRPKPPSATSIPAILKALQDEWDAVMLHSFTLRQQLQTTRQELSHALYQHDAACRVIARLTKEVTAAREALATLKPQAGLIVPQAVPSSQPSVVGAGEPMDLGELVGMTPEIIQKLQDKATVLTTERKKRGKTVPEELVKPEELSKYRQVASHVGLHSASIPGILALDLCPSDTNKILTGGADKNVVVFDKSSEQILATLKGHAKKVTSVVFHPSQDLVFSASPDATIRIWSVPNASCVQVVRAHESAVTGLSLHATGDYLLSSSDDQYWAFSDIQTGRVLTKVTDETSGCALTCAQFHPDGLIFGTGTMDSQIKIWDLKERTNVANFPGHSGPITSIAFSENGYYLATAADDSSVKLWDLRKLKNFKTLQLDNNFEVKSLIFDQSGTYLALGGTDVQIYICKQWTEILHFTEHSGLTTGVAFGHHAKFIASTGMDRSLKFYSL